One Clostridia bacterium genomic window carries:
- the spoVAE gene encoding stage V sporulation protein AE, protein MNYFNAFWVGGLLCVIGQILIDKTKLTPARILVAYVVAGVFLQLLGLYQPIVDYAGAGATVPLTGFGYSLGKGVEEAVAKEGFVGIFTGGLSATAGGICAVILFSIVAALLVKPKMK, encoded by the coding sequence ATGAATTATTTCAATGCATTTTGGGTGGGCGGTCTGCTTTGTGTTATCGGTCAGATTTTAATTGACAAAACAAAGCTGACCCCCGCAAGAATTCTGGTTGCCTATGTGGTAGCAGGCGTGTTTTTGCAGCTACTGGGACTGTATCAGCCCATTGTGGATTACGCAGGCGCAGGTGCAACCGTCCCCTTAACCGGCTTTGGCTACTCTTTAGGCAAAGGCGTGGAGGAGGCGGTTGCAAAGGAAGGCTTTGTCGGTATTTTTACGGGCGGACTGTCTGCCACCGCAGGCGGAATCTGTGCCGTTATCCTCTTTTCCATCGTCGCCGCCCTGCTTGTTAAGCCAAAAATGAAATAA
- the spoVAD gene encoding stage V sporulation protein AD produces MQKTFTFHNPVYIQETASRVGEKEGCGNFSKYFDAVSSDAYFGQDSWEKAESELMKTTVTQLLEKAAKTPDEIDVIFGGDLLNQCISSNYGLMPFGIPFLGLYGACSTFVEGLLSGSVTVSGGFAENAIAVTSSHFCSSERQFRFPLEYGGQRPPSAQWTVTGSGAALLGTTGTFKVTHATVGRIIDYGITDINSMGAAMAPAAIDTISRHFKDRNLPSDYFDMVATGDLGHVGMQITREQLMLQGIDLSGRYMDCGDRIFDRKRQDVHAGGSGCGCCASVFCSYLWHQLKAGKINRLLLCATGALMNPTSCFQGESIPGIAHAVAIEREESE; encoded by the coding sequence ATGCAAAAAACATTTACGTTCCACAATCCGGTTTATATTCAGGAAACCGCATCCCGGGTCGGTGAAAAGGAAGGATGCGGTAATTTCTCTAAATATTTTGATGCCGTTTCATCGGATGCATATTTCGGGCAGGACAGTTGGGAAAAAGCCGAAAGTGAGCTGATGAAAACCACCGTCACACAGCTTTTGGAAAAGGCAGCAAAAACACCTGACGAAATCGATGTCATTTTCGGTGGTGACCTTTTAAACCAATGCATCAGCTCCAATTACGGGCTTATGCCCTTTGGAATCCCTTTTCTAGGTCTGTACGGTGCCTGCTCCACCTTTGTAGAAGGATTGCTTTCAGGCTCGGTAACCGTAAGTGGCGGTTTTGCAGAAAACGCAATTGCTGTAACCTCCAGCCATTTCTGCAGTTCGGAACGCCAGTTCCGTTTTCCGCTTGAGTACGGCGGTCAGCGACCGCCTTCTGCCCAATGGACGGTTACCGGCTCGGGGGCTGCCTTGCTCGGCACAACCGGTACATTTAAAGTCACCCACGCAACGGTAGGCAGAATTATTGATTACGGCATCACCGACATCAACAGTATGGGTGCCGCCATGGCACCTGCCGCCATCGACACCATCAGCCGTCACTTTAAAGACCGCAATTTACCGTCTGACTACTTTGATATGGTTGCAACAGGTGATTTGGGGCATGTGGGTATGCAAATCACAAGGGAACAGTTAATGCTTCAGGGCATTGATTTAAGCGGTCGATACATGGACTGCGGTGACCGTATTTTTGACCGCAAGCGTCAGGATGTACACGCAGGCGGATCGGGTTGCGGCTGCTGTGCCTCGGTCTTTTGCAGTTATTTGTGGCATCAGCTGAAAGCAGGCAAAATCAACCGTCTTCTGCTCTGTGCCACCGGTGCGCTGATGAACCCCACCAGTTGTTTCCAGGGGGAAAGTATTCCGGGAATCGCCCACGCGGTTGCCATCGAACGGGAGGAATCCGAATGA
- the spoVAC gene encoding stage V sporulation protein AC: protein MRMNTKDYQNYANQFTKPSPIFKNCVWAFFIGGSICTLGELFLSLYNAMGFTEQQCGTLNCITLIFLSVVCTALHLYEKIAKHAGAGTLVPITGFANAVSSAAIEFQFEGFVLGVGAKLFSIAGPVIAYGSVASVIAGFIYYIASLL from the coding sequence ATGCGTATGAACACTAAAGACTATCAGAATTACGCAAACCAATTTACAAAGCCCTCCCCCATTTTTAAAAACTGTGTATGGGCTTTTTTCATTGGTGGCTCGATTTGCACCCTGGGCGAGCTTTTTCTTTCACTGTACAATGCCATGGGCTTTACCGAACAGCAATGCGGAACCTTAAACTGCATCACATTGATTTTTTTGTCAGTGGTTTGTACCGCCTTACACCTGTATGAAAAAATCGCAAAGCACGCAGGTGCAGGCACGCTAGTGCCCATCACCGGCTTTGCCAATGCCGTATCCTCTGCCGCCATTGAGTTTCAGTTTGAGGGTTTCGTTTTAGGCGTTGGTGCAAAGCTGTTTTCTATTGCAGGTCCCGTCATTGCCTACGGCAGTGTGGCATCGGTGATTGCAGGCTTTATTTACTACATCGCAAGCTTATTATAA